A window of the Aspergillus flavus chromosome 6, complete sequence genome harbors these coding sequences:
- a CDS encoding polysaccharide deacetylase has protein sequence MHTLYLYTILALFWATLTTTTETTHRTPLQVTFLPPTTNNTPIIVDTFAHPDRNNLGSWHGALEDLYVTQGGNYIELNASDADQTYHSQLSSTTCFDLTPYTTWILHIVYSGPPTFSISMHQNNPSCNPSLSPYPETSDSVEASRYTAKPHWHHWRPKKQKKKDLYIPLSHFTIDHSRVLSISLGNFYPPYTRPIKVHKVELIPTLPRGVKVPKKQPTGELRLRCTRPGSFAFGIDDGIPSLADEVREILESEGVLVTFFVVGAPLRDNKTGFADFYKKMVEGGHQIALHSDGHSKMEGMESTKAIDDDIFRNIATFKSLLGVESSYFRPPYGTIGSRTREVLAKRIKNPQIINWSVDIEDWMWADSDTPERQLKAFYRDVERGGNLAVLHYLSNSTVGYFREIIRFVKGKGLKIMRVDQCLEDPGAPELL, from the exons ATGCATACTCTCTATCTCTACACCATCCTCGCTCTCTTCTGGGCCACTCTTACCACAACCACAGAAACCACCCACCGAACACCCCTCCAAGTGACCTTTCTCCCACCCACGACCAACAACACCCCCATAATCGTCGACACCTTCGCCCACCCCGACAGAAACAACCTCGGGTCTTGGCACGGCGCCCTCGAAGACCTCTATGTCACCCAGGGAGGGAACTACATCGAGCTGAACGCCTCAGATGCCGACCAAACCTACCACAGCCAACTCTCCTCAACAACATGCTTCGACCTAACCCCCTACACAACCTGGATCCTGCATATCGTCTACTCAGGCCCACCAACCTTCAGCATCTCCATGCACCAAAACAACCCCTCCTGTAACCCATCGCTAAGCCCTTATCCCGAAACCAGTGACAGCGTCGAGGCATCCCGCTACACTGCTAAGCCCCACTGGCACCACTGGAGAccaaagaagcaaaagaaaaaagacctCTACATCCCCCTCTCCCACTTCACCATCGACCACTCCCGCGTCCTCTCCATTTCCCTTGGAAATTTCTATCCACCGTACACGCGCCCAATAAAAGTGCACAAGGTCGAGTTGATCCCAACCCTACCACGCGGTGTCAAGGTTCCAAAGAAACAGCCGACCGGGGAGCTGAGACTCCGGTGCACGAGACCCGGTTCGTTTGCTTTCGGGATCGATGATGGCATACCCAGTCTTGCGGACGAGGTCAGGGAGATATTAGAGAGTGAGGGTGTCCTAGTTACTTTTTTTGTTGTGGGGGCGCCACTTAGGGACAATAAGACGGGTTTTGCCGATTTTTACAAGAAGATGGTGGAGGGTGGACATCAGATTGCGTTGCATTCGGATGGGCATTCTAA gatggaaggaatggaGTCGACGAAGGCTATAGATGACGATATTTTCCGCAACATCGCTACATTTAAGTCTTTGCTTGGGGTAGAGT CCAGCTACTTCCGCCCCCCATACGGTACAATCGGCTCCCGCACGCGTGAAGTCCTAGCAAAACGTATCAAGAACCCACAAATCATCAACTGGAGTGTCGACATCGAAGACTGGATGTGGGCAGACTCCGACACGCCCGAGCGCCAGCTGAAGGCGTTCTACCGCGATGTCGAGCGTGGCGGGAATTTGGCTGTGCTCCATTATCTGAGCAATTCGACCGTGGGGTATTTTCGAGAGATTATTCGGTTTGTCAAAGGCAAGGGACTGAAGATTATGCGTGTTGATCAGTGCCTGGAGGACCCCGGGGCTCCTGAGCTTTTGTAG
- a CDS encoding DEAD/DEAH box RNA helicase — MDTFNVSSMGTALDDVTQAQNAKKAEAASTAREKGWAEPEGYDYSKYNAAPLGPPLATPGEGNEPEQPQQELPEWAANAAKYEWKDEYGDVGPANPQLEEMLFRSELINRTGLKIGNLQNIEVEAESRDRPNPIKSFDDAGLHPIVRENVKLCHYDIPTPIQAYAIPAVMTGHDLIAIAQTGSGKTAAFLIPVLSKLMGKAKKLAAPRPNLADGFNPIVDAVRAEPLVLIVAPTRELSTQIFDEARRLCYRSMLRPCVVYGGAPVRDQRDELQKGCDILIGTPGRLLDFMDKPHILSLRRVKYTIIDEADELLLADWESDFNKIMSGGDMNEDADHRYMMFSATFNKECRQLARKFLAGDHVRIRIGRPGSTHINVDQTIVYSEEHLKKQCLYDLLLAMPPSRTLIFVNSKAQADLLDDYLYNMGLPSTSIHSDRTQREREDALRAFRTAKCPILVATGVSARGLDIKNVMHVVNYDLPRQSHGGIVEYVHRIGRTARIGNEGLATSFYNHDRDSDLAPDLVRLLLETNQKIPDFLESYKPADGEKMFHDDTDDEDGEGGGDNTNEGAGSSTWGGIPMGETEDAPAPAVDYDF; from the exons ATGGATACATTCAACGTGTCCAGCATGGGCACTGCTCTTGATGATGTTACGCAAGCGCAAAACGCCAAAAAGGCTGAAGCTGCTAGTACTGCCCGCGAAAAGGGGTGGGCCGAGCCAGAAGGCTACGACTACTCCAAGTACAACGCAGCCCCTCTCGGGCCTCCTCTCGCCACCCCTGGTGAGGGCAATGAGCCAGAACAGCCACAGCAGGAACTCCCCGAGTGGGCGGCCAATGCGGCGAAATACGAGTGGAAAGATGAGTATGGGGACGTTGGCCCTGCCAACCCACAGCTTGAGGAGATGCTGTTTCGGAGTGAGCTCATAAATAGAACCGGTCTCAAGATTGGAAA TCTCCAAAACATCGAGGTCGAGGCTGAAAGTCGTGACCGTCCCAATCCAATCAAGAGT TTCGATGATGCTGGACTGCATCCCATCGTGCGCGAAAACGTCAAGCTCTGTCACTACGATATTCCGACGCCAATTCAGGCGTATGCGATCCCTGCTGTCATGACTGGCCACGACCTCATCGCCATTGCCCAGACTG GTTCCGGGAAGACCGCGGCCTTCTTGATCCCCGTCCTGTCAAAGTTGAtgggaaaggcaaaaaagCTTGCTGCTCCACGTCCGAACTTGGCGGACGGGTTTAACCCCATCGTTGATGCCGTCCGTGCAGAACCTCTGGTCTTGATCGTTGCGCCTACAAGGGAACTGTCTACACAGATATTCGATGAAGCACGCCGGCTCTGCTATCGCTCTATGTTGCGTCCATGCGTTGTGTACGGCGGTGCTCCCGTGCGTGACCAGAGAGACGAGCTGCAGAAAGGTTGCGACATTCTCATTGGCACGCCCGGAAGACTTTTGGATTTCATGGATAAACCTCATATTCTCTCTCTCCGCCGAGTCAA GTACACCATCATAGACGAAGCAGATGAACTTCTCCTTGCGGACTGGGAGTCTGACTTCAACAAGATCATGTCGGGTGGAG ATATGAACGAGGATGCGGACCACCGTTACATGATGTTTTCCGCAACATTCAACAAGGAGTGTCGTCAGTTGGCCCGCAAGTTCCTCGCTGGCGACCACGTTCGTATTCGTATCGGACGTCCTGGCAGTACTCACATCAATGTAGACCAGACT ATTGTCTACTCCGAAGAGCATCTTAAGAAGCAGTGCCTCTATGATCTGCTTCTCGCGATGCCCCCTTCTCGTACCCTAATCTTTGTCAACTCCAAAGCACAGGCCGATCTACTGGATGATTACCTGTATAATATGGGCTTGCCCAGCACCTCTATCCACTCAGATCGTACTCAACGTGAGCGTGAGGATGCCTT GCGTGCTTTCCGTACTGCCAAATGCCCTATCCTCGTCGCGACTGGAGTTTCGGCTCGTGGACTCGATATTAAGAACGTCATGCACGTTGTTAACTACGACCTCCCCCGCCAGTCCCACGGCGGCATTGTCGAGTATGTCCATCGCATTG GACGTACTGCCCGTATTGGAAACGAAGGGCTCGCTACCTCCTTTTACAATCATGACCGCGACTCGGACCTCGCTCCTGATCTtgttcggcttcttcttgaaaCCAACCAGAAAATACCTGACTTCCTGGAGTCCTACAAGCCTGCTGATGGTGAGAAAATGTTTCATGACGATaccgacgatgaggatggagaaggtgGTGGCGATAATACGAACGAAGGCGCTGGGAGCAGCACCTGGGGTGGAATTCCCATGGGTGAAACCGAAGATGCCCCTGCCCCTGCCGTCGACTACGACTTCTAG
- a CDS encoding pantothenate kinase pank (unnamed protein product) has protein sequence MSSTNYNPPSRATRLEKAITNPGAVKINVKGAFIVDEDPRSKSPVRLDGVHYEGHDIRLPHHTGVVSHVAVDIGGSLAKLIYFTRELDSVDNGGRLNFINFDTHRIDLCINFIKELKEEYQKAHGPSSDELCVVATGGGAFKYYDKLKETLKVNIIREDEMECLITGLDFFITEIPNEVFTYSETDPMQFAEARPDVYPYLLVNIGSGVSMIKVSGPRQYQRVGGTHLGGGTFWGIMSLLTGARTFDDMLAMADSGDNSGVDMLVGDIYGMDYNRIGLKSTAIASTFGKVFRLKNDVHEEDGEDKPHGEDGQTNGEVTFKPEDMSRSLLYAISNNIGQIAYLQSEKHQVKHIYFGGSFIRGHRQTMNTLSYAIRFWSKGEKQAYFLRHEGYIGAVGAFLRRQPANWGRRNSLDGSAMPQELRSSSS, from the exons ATGTCGTCTACAAACTACAATCCGCCCTCGCGCGCCACCCGGCTAGAAAAAGCTATCACCAACCCCGGTGCTGTGAAGATTAATGTTAAGGGTGCTTTCATTGTCGACGAAGATCCGCGATCCAAGAGTCCCGTGAGATTGGATGGTGTGCACTATGAAGGCCATGATATCCGGCTTCCCCATCACACTGGAGTAGTGAGCCATGTTGCTGTCGAC ATCGGTGGTTCTCTTGcgaaattaatttattttacaCGAGAGCTGGACTCCGTGGATAATGGCGGCCGATTGAACTTTATCAATTTCGACACTCATCGCATAGATCTGTGCATCAACTTCATAAAAGAACTGAAAGAAGAATACCAGAAAGCCCACGGTCCTTCCAGCGATGAGCTATGTGTTGTGGCGACCGGAGGCGGCGCCTTCAAGTATTACGACAAGCTGAAGGAGACACTGAAAGTGAATATCATACGCGAGGATGAGATGGAATGCCTCATTACTG GACTCGATTTCTTTATCACTGAAATACCGAACGAAGTCTTTACCTACAGCGAAACCGACCCGATGCAATTTGCCGAGGCCCGACCGGACGTTTACCCGTACCTATTAGTCAACATTGGCTCCGGTGTATCCATGATCAAAGTGTCGGGCCCTAGGCAATACCAGCGTGTGGGGGGTACCCATCTGGGTGGCGGCACCTTCTGGGGCATCATGTCGCTCCTGACTGGTGCTCGGACCTTCGACGACATGCTGGCGATGGCGGACAGCGGTGATAACAGTGGGGTAGACATGTTAGTTGGCGATATCTACGGCATGGACTATAACCGGATCGGTCTGAAGAGCACTGCGATTGCTAGCACATTCGGCAAGGTCTTTCGACTGAAGAATGATGTGCacgaagaggatggagaagacaAACCCCACGGTGAAGATGGACAAACCAATGGTGAAGTTACGTTCAAGCCTGAGGATATGAGCCGAAGCCTTCTTTATGCCATCAG TAACAACATCGGACAAATCGCATATCTGCAGTCCGAGAAGCACCAAGTGAAGCACATATACTTCGGTGGGTCGTTCATCCGAGGCCACCGGCAAACCATGAACACACTATCCTACGCTATCCGGTTCTGGTCCAAAGGCGAAAAGCAAGCCTACTTCCTGCGCCACGAAGGCTACATTGGCGCCGTCGGGGCCTTCCTCCGCAGACAGCCAGCCAACTGGGGTCGCAGGAATAGTCTCGACGGTAGTGCCATGCCACAGGAGCTCAGGAGTAGCTCTAGTTGA
- a CDS encoding phosphatidylinositol:UDP-GlcNAc transferase PIG-C, with product MPPLSDSPPPVPPPVPVETHPNRAVGIKPHGQLRTLPDPTRLAPEDAYYSPALVRTRTAPATYDESIRGLNGSTGTAASVAALRPPHAVPARKLRGTSRRRRRKGAWKKLLWVKQSYPDNYTDTETFLDHLQRNPRVRPYDFWPLVADSTVIVQHVCSVAIFVCCFVGIVQGRVSPVSIVCWGSVGTAMGWILWDSWVFREHGESHVVERASEGDDGSSSGSTTSSMNPSTTRLNVQKDNHVHGLGLTMSHSETEPERRSSNSGLGDSCTQDAASFGGANGAAAGSVPPLPPHDAPMISRLSSRNRQRLSTVKSAFLIYCALLGLSPILKSLTKSTASDSIWAMSCWLLITNIFSFDYGSGEGAGATKFPASLSTNAAVMASTVLASRLPSTTHVFSLMLFSIEVFGLFPIFRRQLRHISWTGHVFLTLALVIAAGGAVGITLRGGLTAAVVGSMLGSILTALAMGGCSWWLISLQKYKNVVTGPWDPARPIIRRHWD from the exons ATGCCTCCTCTGTCCGACTCGCCTCCCCCCGTTCCTCCGCCAGTCCCCGTCGAAACCCATCCTAATCGAGCGGTCGGGATAAAACCTCATGGACAACTACGGACCCTCCCCGATCCCACCCGGCTTGCCCCTGAAGATGCATACTATTCGCCTGCATTGGTGAGAACGCGAACTGCCCCAGCAACCTACGATGAGTCTATTCGAGGACTGAACGGGAGCACCGGTACCGCGGCGTCGGTCGCAGCTTTGCGACCGCCGCACGCGGTCCCGGCACGAAAGTTACGAGGAACAAGTCGACGCCGGAGACGCAAGGGCGCGTGGAAGAAGCTTCTCTGGGTGAAGCAATCAT ATCCTGATAACTACACCGATACGGAAACGTTCCTCGATCATCTCCAGCGCAACCCGCGCGTGCGTCCTTACGACTTCTGGCCACTAGTAGCCGATTCTACGGTCATTGTTCAGCATGTCTGCTCGGTGGCGATCTTTGTTTGCTGTTTCGTTGGCATCGTCCAGGGACGAGTGAGCCCCGTCTCGATTGTGTGCTGGGGGAGCGTCGGGACGGCTATGGGCTGGATACTGTGGGATTCGTGGGTGTTCAGAGAGCATGGGGAGAGCCACGTGGTGGAGCGCGCATCCGAGGGCGATGACGGATCTAGTTCTGGCTCAACCACGAGCTCAATGaacccctccaccacccGGTTGAATGTCCAGAAGGATAACCATGTCCATGGACTTGGGTTGACCATGTCTCACAGTGAGACAGAACCGGAACGAAGGAGCAGTAACTCGGGTCTCGGCGACTCCTGCACACAAGACGCGGCATCCTTCGGAGGTGCGAATGGCGCTGCTGCCGGCAGTGTCCCGCCTCTGCCTCCCCACGATGCGCCGATGATTTCGCGACTCTCTTCGCGCAACCGCCAGCGGCTATCTACAGTCAAATCGGCGTTCTTGATCTACTGTGCATTACTGGGGCTTAGCCCGATCCTTAAATCGCTCACCAAATCGACGGCTAGCGACTCGATCTGGGCGATGAGCTGCTGGCTGTTGATCaccaacatcttctcttttgacTATGGAAGTGGGGAGGGCGCAGGCGCTACGAAGTTCCCGGCTTCTCTGTCGACTAACGCTGCGGTGATGGCCTCGACCGTGTTGGCGTCCCGACTGCCGTCGACCACGCATGTGTTCAGTTTAATGCTGTTCTCCATCGAAGTGTTCGGGCTGTTCCCTATCTTCCGGCGTCAATTGCGCCATATCTCCTGGACCGGCCATGTGTTCCTGACACTAGCGCTGGTGATCGCGGCTGGTGGCGCAGTTGGGATTACATTAAGGGGCGGATTGACGGCGGCCGTGGTTGGTTCTATGCTGGGCAGCATCCTGACGGCCTTGGCAATGGGAGGCTGTAGTTGGTGGCTCATCAGTCTGCAAAAGTACAAGAATGTGGTGACTGGACCGTGGGACCCGGCGCGGCCCATCATCCGACGACATTGGGATTAA
- a CDS encoding putative class V chitinase: MKWKSLALGLLATAQSAASLRFVMYIDEYHTQGLPDSSGTAGISHAVMGFAKSTLFNSDSPQSWKPFEPIDTMRKRFSSDTKLLVAIGGWGDTSGFSEGAKDEASRARYAKNVKAMVDEHGLDGVDIDWEYPGGNGEDYKDIPNEQKAGEIETYPLFLAALRKELGKDKLISVAVPGKRGDMIAFTKEQGPKIWESVDMVNVMTYDLMNRRNNVTTHHTSVKGSLDSIKAYEEIGLDTQKINLGLAYYAKWFTTKKDAGCDTHPLGCEVAELEDAKGKDTGKSGALTFEKGTMGEPSKDLKESTDGSCGFGKGKCPNGSCCSQYGTCGTTDAHCQAGCQSDYGTCKGISLIDSWRRAEKDGVTDEDAGGQYYFDKEVDLFWTWDTAPLIKRKFKDIVDAEKLGGVMAWSLGEDTLKWEHLHAMQEGVQERS, encoded by the exons ATGAAGTGGAAGAGTCTAGCCCTAGGCCTTCTGGCCACCGCCCAATCTGCGGCGAGTCTTCGCTTCGTGATGTATATCGATGA ATACCACACTCAAGGCCTCCCCGACAGCAGCGGCACAGCCGGAATCAGCCACGCCGTAATGGGCTTTGCTAAATCGACACTATTTAACAGCGACTCGCCGCAGTCCTGGAAGCCTTTCGAGCCGATCGATACCATGCGCAAGCGGTTCAGCAGTGATACGAAGTTGCTTGTTGCCATTGGAGGATGGGGCGATACATCCGGGTTCTCGGAGGGTGCGAAGGATGAGGCGTCTCGGGCGAGGTATGCGAAGAATGTGAAGGCTATGGTGGACGAGCATGGGTTGGATGGCGTTG ACATCGACTGGGAATATCCCGGCGGCAACGGCGAAGACTACAAAGACATCCCTAATGAGCAAAAGGCAGGCGAGATCGAAACGtaccctcttttcctcgctGCTCTCCGCAAGGAACTGGGCAAGGACAAGCTCATTTCCGTCGCGGTACCGGGTAAGCGGGGCGACATGATCGCCTTCACGAAGGAACAGGGACCCAAGATCTGGGAGTCCGTCGACATGGTCAATGTCATGACGTACGATCTCATGAATCGTCGTAACAATGTGACCACCCACCATACCAGCGTTAAGGGGTCTTTGGATTCCATCAAGGCGTACGAGGAGATTGGTCTCGACACCCAGAAGATCAACCTCGGTCTGGCGTACTATGCGAAGTGGTTCACGACGAAGAAGGATGCCGGCTGTGACACCCACCCGCTTGGATGTGAGGTTGCGGAGCTGGAGGACGCCAAGGGTAAGGACACTGGCAAGTCTGGGGCGTTGACCTTCGAGAAGGGCACGATGGGCGAGCCATCGAAGGATTTGAAGGAGAGCACGGACGGCAGCTGTGGATTTGGCAAGGGCAAATGCCCGAACGGATCGTGCTGCAGCCAGTATGGCACTTG CGGCACAACAGACGCCCACTGCCAAGCCGGCTGTCAATCCGACTACGGCACCTGCAAGGGTATCTCGCTGATCGACTCCTGGCGTCGTGCCGAGAAGGACGGCGTGACTGACGAGGATGCCGGAGGCCAATACTACTTCGACAAGGAGGTGGACCTGTTCTGGACCTGGGACACGGCCCCGCTCATCAAGCGCAAGTTCAAGGACATCGTGGATGCCGAGAAGTTGGGCGGTGTCATGGCCTGGAGCTTGGGAGAGGATACACTGAAGTGGGAGCATCTGCATGCTATGCAGGAGGGAGTGCAGGAGCGGAGTTGA